The Ramlibacter algicola genome segment GTCCTCCATCCCGACGGCCGCGTGCGCCACGTGCTCGCGCTCGCGGAGGCCGAGCCGTCGGAGGGCGAGACGGTGTGGTACGGCTCGGTGACGGACGTCACCGAACTGCGCGACAAGGAGGTGGCGCTGCGCGAAGCCAACGAGACGCTGGAGCAGCGCATCGCCGAGCGCACCGCCGACCTCGCGGCCGCGAACTCGGCGCTGGAGGCGTTCGCGTACTCGGTCGCGCACGACCTGCGCGCGCCGCTGCATTCGATCGAGGGCTTCACGGAGGGCGTCGACCACGCGCTGGCCGCGGGCGACGTGCCGCGCGCGCAGGGCTTCACGCGGCGCGTGCTGGCCAATGCGGTGCGCATGAACCTGTTGATCGACGGCTTCCTCGCGCTGGCGGGTGCGGCCCGGAACGAGCTGGACGAAGCGCCGTTCGACCTGGCGCGCGTGGTGCAGGGCGTGCTGGCGGACCTGGCGCCGCCACCGCACGCCACCGTCGACGTCGCGCCCCTGCCGCGCGTGCTGGGCGACGCCGCGAGCCTGCGGCAGGTCTGGATGAACCTGCTGTCCAACGCCCTGAAGTACAGCGCCAACCAGCCGCGCCCCGTGGTCCGCGTCGACTGGCGCCTGCAGGACGACGAGGCGCAGTTCAGCGTCGAGGACAACGGCGCCGGGTTCGACCCGGACTACGCGCACAAGCTGTTCCAGCCGTTCTCGCGCCTGCACAAGCCGCAGGAATTCGAGGGCACCGGCGTGGGCCTGGCGATCGTGCGGCGCGTGGTGGAGCGGCACGGAGGCCGCGCCTGGGCCGAGGCCCGTGCGGAAGGCGGTTCACGCTTCTGGTTCTCGCTGCCCGCGGCACGCGTGCTCGGGCCGCGCTGACGCTCAGAGGATCGCGCGGACCGCCACGCCGCGTCCCGGCGACGTGCGAATGTGCAGGCGGCCGCCGACCAGCTCGATGCGTTCGATCATCCCGTACAGGCCGACGTTGTGCTCGCCGGGCTGTCCCGACAGCACCGTTGCCTTGTCGAACCCGATGCCGTCGTCGACGACCAGCACGGCGATGCGGTCATCCGGCAGGAACCGCAGGCGCACGTCCACGCGCGAGGCCTTGGCGTGGCGCACGACGTTGGCGGTGGCCTCCTGCACCAGCCGCACGGCGGCCGAGGCGTTCTCGCCCGGCCGCACGGGCTCGATGCCGCGCGTCAGCACGCGCACCTGCAGGCCCGCCGGCTCGGCGAGGCGCTGCACGGCCGTCTGCACCGCGGTGGCCACGCCGAGCAGGTCCAGTTGCGCGGGCCGCAGCGAGAACGACAACGTGCGCACCTGGCCGATCGCGCCCTGCACCAGGTCGACCGCGGTCGCTGCATGGCGCTGGGCGGCCTCGGGCTCGGCGGCGCGCTGGGCCGCGTGCAGGTGGATCAGAACGCCGGTCAGCGTCTGGCCGAGCTGGTCGTGCAACTCGCGCGAGATCAACAACCGCTCGCGCTCCTGCGCCGCGACGGCGCGGGCCGACAGCCCCTTGAGGCGCTCGTAGGCGGCCGCGAGTTCGCCGGAGAGCCGGTCCTGCTCCACGACGCGGGTCCGTTCCTCGAGCACGCGGTCGATCACCTGCGGCAACGTCCCCAGCCGGTCCTTGGTGACGTAGTCCTTGGCCCCGCAGCGCAGCACGTGCACCGCCGCGTCCTCGCCGATCGCACGCGTGACGACCACCAGCGGCGTGCTGCTGCGGCACGCCGCGAGGATCTGCAGCGCGGCGTACGGCGAGAAGCGCGGCAGGTTGTAGTCGCACAGGATCATGTCGTACGGCTCGCCGATCGCCGCCGAGAACGACTCGGCGTCGTCGACGCGGTCGATCGTGTAGCGGCGATGCGGGGCGGCGCGCTCGAGGGCCAGCGCGACCAGTTCGGCGTCGTCGGGGTTGTCTTCGACGCACAGCAGGCGGACGGGGGAGGGCAGGGCGGAACTCGGCACGATCGGGGCGGGGCAGTGTAGCGGGCCGGCCGGGGCCGCGGGTGCGAGAATGCCGCGCCTCGTGGGCCGCCGGGTCTCGGCGGCGCGAAAAGCAGCAGTGGGAGCGTGGATGGACCAGGTCGATGCGGTGGTGGTGGGAGCGGGCGCGGTCGGCCTGGCGGTCGGGCGCGCGCTGGCACGCGCGGGCCATGAAACCGTGGTCCTGGAAGCGCAGCCGGGCATCGGCCAGGGCGTGAGCTCGCGCAACAGCGAGGTGATCCACGCCGGGCTGTACTACGCGCCCGGCTCGCTCAAGGCCCGCGTCTGCGTGCGGGGCAAGGAATTGCTCTACGCACTCTGCGCCAGCCACGGCGTCGACCACCGCCGCTGCGGCAAGCTGACCGTCGCGACCAGCGAGGAGGACCTGGCCGCCTTGCGCGGGCTGCAGGCGCGCGCGGTCGCCAACGGGGTGCCGGTGCAATGGCTCGAAGCGCGCGAGGCGATCGCGCTGGAGCCTGCCTTGCAGTGCCTCGCCGCGCTGCACTCGCCGACCACGGGCATCGTCGACAGCCACCAGTTCATGCTGGCCCTGCAGGGCGAC includes the following:
- a CDS encoding histidine kinase; the protein is MPSSALPSPVRLLCVEDNPDDAELVALALERAAPHRRYTIDRVDDAESFSAAIGEPYDMILCDYNLPRFSPYAALQILAACRSSTPLVVVTRAIGEDAAVHVLRCGAKDYVTKDRLGTLPQVIDRVLEERTRVVEQDRLSGELAAAYERLKGLSARAVAAQERERLLISRELHDQLGQTLTGVLIHLHAAQRAAEPEAAQRHAATAVDLVQGAIGQVRTLSFSLRPAQLDLLGVATAVQTAVQRLAEPAGLQVRVLTRGIEPVRPGENASAAVRLVQEATANVVRHAKASRVDVRLRFLPDDRIAVLVVDDGIGFDKATVLSGQPGEHNVGLYGMIERIELVGGRLHIRTSPGRGVAVRAIL